In the Bradyrhizobium guangzhouense genome, one interval contains:
- a CDS encoding GlsB/YeaQ/YmgE family stress response membrane protein, with product MYISGQSLIVILFVGLVAGWLAGKVVRGAGFGIIGDIVIGIAGAFVATFLFPRLGIHIGVGLVSEIIYSAIGAIILLLVVRLVRGGGRL from the coding sequence ATGTACATTTCAGGTCAAAGCCTCATCGTCATCCTGTTCGTCGGCCTGGTGGCCGGCTGGCTCGCTGGCAAGGTTGTGCGCGGCGCCGGGTTCGGCATCATCGGCGACATCGTGATCGGCATCGCCGGTGCGTTCGTCGCGACCTTCCTGTTCCCAAGGCTCGGCATCCATATCGGCGTCGGGCTGGTCTCGGAGATCATCTATTCCGCCATCGGCGCCATCATCCTGCTGCTGGTGGTCCGGCTGGTCCGCGGCGGCGGCCGGCTCTAG
- a CDS encoding CinA family protein has protein sequence MKELVGIAEQVAAKLIARQQTIAVAESSAGGLIAASLLAVPGASAYFLGGAVVYTRDARRVLMDISDDGMKGFRSSSEPYAKLLAEQMRGRFGADWGLSETGAAGPTGNRYGDAAGHSCMAVAGPATDVMTLETGSHDRFANMQVFAATALKLLLKKLEG, from the coding sequence ATGAAAGAGCTCGTCGGCATTGCGGAACAGGTCGCTGCGAAACTGATCGCGCGCCAACAGACCATTGCGGTTGCGGAATCCTCGGCCGGAGGCCTGATCGCTGCAAGCCTGCTCGCAGTGCCCGGAGCCTCGGCCTATTTCCTCGGCGGCGCCGTGGTCTACACCCGCGACGCCAGACGCGTGTTGATGGATATTTCGGACGACGGCATGAAGGGCTTTCGCTCGTCCTCGGAGCCCTACGCAAAACTCCTCGCCGAGCAGATGCGCGGCCGCTTCGGCGCCGACTGGGGCTTGTCCGAGACCGGTGCAGCCGGCCCGACCGGCAACCGCTACGGCGATGCCGCCGGCCACAGCTGCATGGCGGTGGCGGGACCAGCGACGGACGTCATGACGCTGGAGACGGGCAGTCATGATCGCTTCGCCAACATGCAGGTGTTCGCGGCGACGGCGCTGAAGTTGTTGCTGAAGAAGCTGGAGGGGTGA
- a CDS encoding type I secretion system permease/ATPase → MAAVPGLRRSELGDALRACRTAFVGVAFMSCMINLLYLTGSIFMLEVYDRVLPSRSIPTLVGLIVLAGGLYMAQGVLDMIRSRILGRVGTALDEALNKRVFDTIVRLPLVVGNRNEGLQPLRDLDNVRSFLGSMGPSAFFDLPWLPLYLGICFAFHVWIGLTALVGATILVGLTLVTEFLSRQPAKEAMGLAAQRNDLAQSSRRNAEVLVSMGMAGRLNARWSAANEKYLAGNQHASDVSGGLGAIAKVLRMMLQSAVLAVGATLVIKQEATAGIIIAGSILSARALAPVDLAIAHWKSFVAARQSWHRLSRLLEQMPAQTIPTQLQAPTSRLSVEGVAMVAPGDQRLIVQDVNFALEAGNGLGVIGPSGSGKSSLIRALVGVWQPVRGKVRLDGAALDQWSSDVLGRHIGYLPQDVELFGGTIAQNISRFDPEASSDGIIAAAKEAGVHEMIIKMREGYNTQVGEQGNSLSAGQAQRVALARALYGHPFLIVLDEPNSNLDTEGDEALTRAIRSARERGAIVIVVAHRPIGVEAVDQILVLRDGRMQAFGPKEQVLAQVLQPRVAPPAPIKVVSEGGVAKA, encoded by the coding sequence ATGGCAGCCGTTCCCGGCCTCCGCCGTTCAGAGCTCGGTGACGCGCTGCGTGCCTGCCGCACCGCATTCGTCGGCGTCGCCTTCATGAGCTGCATGATCAACCTGCTCTATCTGACCGGGTCGATCTTCATGCTGGAGGTTTACGACCGGGTGCTGCCGAGCCGCAGCATCCCGACCCTGGTCGGCCTGATCGTCCTCGCCGGCGGCCTCTATATGGCGCAGGGCGTGCTCGACATGATCCGCAGCCGCATCCTGGGACGGGTCGGCACCGCGCTCGATGAAGCCCTGAACAAGCGCGTGTTCGACACTATCGTGCGGCTGCCGCTCGTGGTCGGCAACCGCAACGAAGGCCTGCAGCCGCTGCGCGACCTCGACAATGTCCGCTCCTTCCTCGGCAGCATGGGACCGAGCGCGTTCTTCGACCTGCCCTGGCTGCCGCTCTATCTCGGCATCTGCTTCGCCTTCCACGTCTGGATCGGCCTGACCGCCTTGGTCGGCGCCACCATCCTGGTCGGCCTGACGCTCGTCACCGAGTTCCTGTCCCGCCAGCCGGCGAAGGAGGCCATGGGCCTTGCCGCCCAGCGCAACGACCTCGCTCAATCCAGCCGCCGCAACGCCGAAGTGCTGGTGTCGATGGGCATGGCCGGCCGGCTCAACGCGCGCTGGAGCGCGGCCAATGAAAAATACCTCGCCGGCAATCAGCATGCGAGCGACGTCTCCGGCGGCCTCGGCGCGATCGCCAAAGTGCTGCGCATGATGCTGCAATCGGCCGTGCTCGCGGTCGGCGCCACGCTCGTCATCAAGCAGGAGGCGACCGCCGGCATCATCATCGCCGGCTCGATCCTGTCCGCCCGCGCGCTGGCGCCGGTGGATCTCGCGATCGCGCACTGGAAATCCTTCGTCGCCGCGCGCCAGAGCTGGCACCGCCTCAGCCGTCTGCTGGAGCAGATGCCGGCGCAGACGATTCCGACCCAGCTGCAGGCGCCCACCAGCCGCCTCTCGGTCGAAGGCGTTGCCATGGTGGCGCCGGGCGACCAGCGCCTTATCGTCCAGGACGTCAATTTTGCACTCGAAGCCGGCAACGGCCTCGGCGTGATCGGGCCGAGCGGCTCCGGCAAATCCTCGCTGATCCGCGCGCTGGTCGGCGTCTGGCAACCGGTCCGCGGCAAGGTCCGGCTCGATGGCGCGGCGCTCGACCAATGGTCGAGTGACGTGCTCGGCCGCCACATCGGCTATCTGCCGCAGGACGTCGAATTGTTCGGCGGCACCATCGCGCAGAACATCAGCCGGTTCGATCCCGAGGCGAGCTCCGACGGCATCATCGCGGCGGCCAAGGAGGCCGGCGTGCATGAGATGATCATCAAGATGCGCGAGGGCTACAACACCCAAGTCGGCGAGCAGGGCAATTCGCTCTCGGCCGGCCAGGCCCAGCGCGTGGCGCTGGCGCGCGCGCTCTACGGCCATCCGTTCCTGATCGTGCTGGACGAGCCCAATTCCAATCTCGACACCGAAGGCGACGAAGCGCTGACCCGTGCCATTCGCAGCGCGCGCGAGCGCGGCGCGATCGTCATCGTGGTGGCGCACCGTCCCATCGGCGTCGAGGCGGTCGACCAGATCCTGGTGCTGCGCGACGGTCGCATGCAGGCCTTCGGTCCGAAGGAGCAGGTGCTCGCCCAGGTGCTGCAACCCCGCGTCGCGCCGCCGGCGCCGATCAAGGTCGTCAGCGAAGGCGGAGTGGCCAAAGCATGA
- a CDS encoding amidohydrolase family protein, which produces MNIQFRESLEAASPPTTKTAIADCDIHPARATRTELYPYLAKRWQHHLEIYGVHAYQGMMEGPPYPKAQPNASRRDAYPPEGGPQGSSLSFMQKQLLDPNNVQLGVLNPLNTGQGIRNHELSAALCSAINDWQIDKWTSKDKRLKASIVVGNEDGLSAAAEIRERAGDKNFVQVLLLSRNVEPLGQRRYWPIYQAAEEAGLPVGVHAFGFGGNPITPSGWPSYYIEEMVGHSQCQQSALASLVLEGVFERFPKLKMVMIEAGFGWAPSLAWRLDKVWQRLRSEVPHVKRPPSEYIREQVWWTTQPMEDPENREDLFDVIKWIGWDRLLFATDYPHWDYDEPSRVLPAGVSEANREAFYLGNAKKLYGIA; this is translated from the coding sequence ATGAATATCCAGTTCCGCGAGAGCCTAGAAGCCGCTTCCCCTCCGACGACAAAGACCGCGATCGCGGACTGCGACATCCATCCGGCACGCGCGACCCGGACCGAGCTTTATCCTTACCTCGCCAAACGCTGGCAGCATCATCTCGAGATCTACGGCGTCCATGCCTATCAGGGCATGATGGAAGGCCCTCCCTACCCGAAGGCCCAGCCAAACGCCTCGCGCCGCGATGCCTATCCGCCCGAAGGCGGCCCGCAGGGCTCCTCACTCTCCTTCATGCAGAAGCAACTGCTCGATCCCAACAACGTGCAGTTAGGTGTGCTCAATCCGCTCAACACCGGGCAGGGCATCCGCAATCACGAGCTTTCGGCGGCTCTGTGCTCGGCGATCAACGACTGGCAGATCGACAAATGGACCAGCAAGGACAAGCGGCTGAAGGCGTCCATTGTCGTCGGCAATGAGGACGGGCTGTCGGCCGCTGCGGAGATTCGCGAGCGAGCCGGCGACAAGAACTTCGTTCAGGTGCTGCTGCTCAGCCGCAATGTCGAGCCGCTCGGCCAGCGCCGCTACTGGCCGATTTATCAGGCCGCGGAAGAGGCGGGGCTTCCGGTCGGCGTCCACGCCTTCGGCTTCGGCGGCAATCCGATCACGCCATCGGGCTGGCCGTCCTACTACATCGAGGAGATGGTCGGCCATTCGCAGTGCCAGCAATCGGCGCTGGCGAGCCTCGTGCTGGAGGGCGTGTTCGAGCGTTTCCCGAAACTGAAGATGGTGATGATCGAGGCCGGCTTCGGCTGGGCGCCGTCACTGGCGTGGCGGCTCGACAAGGTCTGGCAGCGGCTCAGGAGCGAAGTGCCGCATGTGAAGCGGCCGCCGTCGGAATATATCCGCGAGCAGGTGTGGTGGACCACACAGCCGATGGAGGATCCTGAAAACCGCGAGGATCTGTTCGACGTCATCAAGTGGATCGGCTGGGACCGTCTGTTGTTCGCGACCGACTATCCGCATTGGGATTATGACGAGCCGTCGCGCGTGCTGCCGGCAGGTGTCAGCGAAGCCAATCGCGAGGCGTTCTATCTCGGCAATGCCAAGAAGCTGTACGGGATTGCTTGA
- a CDS encoding amidohydrolase family protein has protein sequence MASLIAGAVDCDVHPAVPHLTSLLPYLNDYWRDQVTTRGMVDLVSQSYPKNSPIVARPDWRPETGKPGGSLEDMQRHVLDPFQLKHAICNPLYGVQMVFSEDMQAAFCRALNEWLAREWLDRDSRLRGSIVIPTQSVEKSVAEIERCAEDKRFVQVLMLVMGDIPLGKRALWPIYEAAERLDLPVGIHAGSAYHNPPTAVGWGSYHIEDYVGQAQAFQTQLTSLIVEGVFAKYPRLKMVMLESGVSWISPYLWRLHKFWRGVRMETPWVDRAPLDIVRSNIRFSLQPFDAPPDQATLIRLFDHMQSDELVLFSTDYPHWQFDGQDALPEGLTPDLVRKIMIDNPLATYPRLK, from the coding sequence ATGGCGTCCCTGATCGCCGGCGCGGTGGATTGCGATGTGCATCCGGCCGTGCCGCATCTGACCAGCCTGCTGCCCTACCTGAACGATTATTGGCGCGACCAGGTGACGACGCGCGGGATGGTCGACCTCGTCTCGCAATCCTATCCGAAGAACTCGCCGATCGTGGCGCGGCCCGATTGGCGTCCCGAGACTGGCAAGCCGGGCGGAAGCCTGGAGGACATGCAGCGCCACGTGCTCGATCCCTTCCAACTCAAGCACGCCATCTGCAATCCGCTTTACGGCGTGCAGATGGTGTTCTCCGAAGACATGCAGGCCGCCTTCTGCCGCGCGCTGAACGAATGGCTCGCCAGGGAATGGCTCGATCGCGACTCCCGGCTGCGGGGCTCGATCGTGATCCCGACGCAAAGCGTCGAGAAATCGGTCGCCGAGATCGAGCGCTGTGCTGAGGACAAGCGCTTCGTACAGGTGCTGATGCTTGTCATGGGCGACATCCCGCTCGGCAAGCGCGCGCTGTGGCCGATCTACGAGGCTGCGGAGCGGCTCGACCTGCCGGTCGGCATCCACGCCGGTTCCGCCTATCACAATCCGCCGACCGCCGTCGGCTGGGGTTCCTATCACATCGAGGACTATGTCGGTCAGGCCCAGGCGTTCCAGACCCAGCTCACCAGCCTGATCGTCGAGGGCGTGTTCGCAAAATATCCGCGGCTGAAGATGGTGATGCTGGAGTCCGGCGTCTCCTGGATCTCGCCCTATCTCTGGCGCCTGCACAAGTTCTGGCGCGGAGTGCGGATGGAGACGCCTTGGGTGGATCGCGCGCCGCTGGACATTGTGCGCAGCAACATCCGCTTCTCATTACAGCCATTTGATGCGCCGCCGGACCAGGCGACATTAATTCGCCTGTTTGATCATATGCAGTCCGACGAATTGGTCCTATTCTCCACGGACTATCCGCACTGGCAGTTCGACGGCCAGGACGCGCTGCCCGAGGGTCTCACCCCCGATCTCGTGCGCAAGATCATGATCGACAATCCGCTCGCTACCTATCCCCGCCTGAAATGA
- a CDS encoding ABC transporter ATP-binding protein, which yields MTKLVEISGLNIRFTGERTVYAVNDLNLSLGDGEVLGLLGESGSGKSVTLRALMRLLPKKRTQIAGKVNVMGRDVLAMSDEELSSFRGQTVSMIFQEPALALDPVYTIGAQIAESVVRHEGKSHAEGRARALEMLDIVRIPSAKRRLDAYPHEMSGGMRQRAMIALALACRPRILLADEPTTALDATVQIQILLLLRELQREFGMSVIFVTHDIGVAIEICDRVAVMYAGQIVEQGTLRDIVRTPVHPYARGLLASTIHGASRGQRLETIPGTPPSLAEKPHTCSFAPRCAVAQPRCLEQLPDNVEVGPGRTARCVLAEPVPS from the coding sequence ATGACAAAGCTCGTCGAGATCTCAGGCCTCAACATCCGCTTCACCGGCGAGCGCACGGTCTATGCCGTGAACGATCTCAATCTCTCGCTCGGTGACGGCGAGGTGCTGGGCCTGCTCGGCGAGTCCGGTTCGGGCAAGAGCGTGACCCTGCGCGCGCTGATGCGGCTATTGCCGAAGAAGCGCACGCAGATCGCGGGCAAGGTCAACGTCATGGGCCGCGATGTGCTCGCGATGAGCGACGAGGAGCTGTCCTCGTTCCGTGGCCAGACCGTGTCGATGATCTTCCAGGAGCCGGCGCTCGCGCTCGACCCTGTCTACACCATCGGCGCGCAGATCGCCGAAAGCGTGGTGCGCCACGAGGGCAAGTCTCATGCGGAAGGGCGCGCACGCGCGCTGGAGATGCTCGACATCGTGCGCATCCCCTCGGCAAAGCGCCGGCTCGATGCGTATCCGCACGAAATGTCCGGCGGCATGCGCCAGCGCGCGATGATTGCGCTCGCGCTCGCCTGCCGTCCCAGGATCCTGCTGGCGGATGAACCCACCACCGCGCTCGATGCCACCGTGCAGATCCAGATCCTGCTGCTGCTGCGCGAATTGCAGCGCGAGTTCGGCATGTCCGTCATCTTCGTCACCCACGACATCGGCGTCGCGATCGAGATCTGCGACCGCGTTGCGGTGATGTATGCCGGCCAGATCGTGGAGCAGGGGACTCTTCGCGATATCGTCCGCACCCCGGTGCACCCCTATGCCAGGGGCCTGCTCGCCTCGACCATCCACGGCGCCAGCCGGGGCCAGCGGCTCGAAACCATCCCCGGCACCCCGCCCTCGCTGGCCGAAAAGCCGCACACCTGCTCCTTCGCGCCCCGCTGCGCCGTAGCCCAGCCCCGCTGCCTCGAGCAGCTGCCTGACAATGTCGAGGTCGGTCCGGGGAGGACGGCAAGGTGCGTGCTGGCGGAGCCGGTGCCCTCCTGA
- a CDS encoding AMP nucleosidase has product MQTPSAIATKSFSDASAAVARLEEIYERNTKFLRDRFEAYVSGEAITTRVRAYYPFVRLTTATHARLDSRLSYGFVAGPGVHETSVTRPDLFRAYLTEQIGLLIQNHGVPVEIGESAEPIPIHFAYRRDINIEAAITTSENSPVTRSLRDAFDVPDLGTMDDSIADGTFQLQAGAPEPLSLFRAARVDYSLRRLYHYTGTDPEHFQNFVIFTNYQFYVDAFAELCQQRLQSGEAGLDAFVAPGNVITRGDGSTTGAAPARTPNMPAFHLVAPGYRGITLINIGTGPSNARNVTDHVAVLRPHAWLMLGHCAGLRNTQRLGDYVLAHGYVREDHVLDRELPLWVPIPALAETQVALEQAVEDVTGLEGFELKRLMRTGTVASVDNRNWEISGSEVIRRLSQSRAVALDMESAAIAANGYRFRVPYGTLLCVSDKPLHGEIKLAGMASEFYRRRVGQHLEIGLKALERLKQQESERLHSRKLRSFAEVAFQ; this is encoded by the coding sequence ATGCAAACCCCGTCCGCTATCGCCACGAAGTCCTTCTCCGATGCATCCGCGGCCGTCGCGCGCCTCGAAGAGATCTACGAGCGCAACACAAAATTCCTGCGCGACCGGTTCGAGGCCTATGTCTCGGGCGAGGCGATCACGACGCGGGTGCGGGCCTACTATCCCTTCGTCCGTCTCACCACCGCGACGCATGCGCGACTGGATTCGCGTCTCTCCTACGGCTTCGTCGCGGGACCGGGCGTGCACGAGACCAGCGTGACGCGGCCGGATCTGTTCCGGGCCTATCTCACCGAACAGATTGGTCTCTTGATCCAGAACCACGGCGTGCCCGTCGAGATCGGCGAATCCGCGGAGCCGATCCCGATCCATTTCGCCTATCGCCGCGACATCAACATCGAAGCGGCCATCACCACCAGCGAGAATTCACCGGTCACGCGTTCGCTGCGCGACGCGTTCGACGTTCCTGATCTCGGCACGATGGACGATTCCATCGCCGACGGTACGTTCCAGCTTCAGGCAGGCGCACCCGAGCCGCTCTCGCTGTTCCGCGCCGCCCGCGTCGACTACTCGCTGCGCCGGCTCTACCACTACACCGGCACGGACCCCGAGCATTTCCAGAACTTTGTGATCTTTACCAACTACCAATTCTATGTCGATGCCTTCGCCGAGCTCTGCCAGCAGCGGCTGCAGTCCGGCGAAGCCGGGCTCGACGCGTTCGTTGCACCTGGCAACGTCATCACGCGCGGCGACGGAAGCACGACCGGGGCCGCGCCTGCACGCACGCCGAACATGCCGGCCTTCCATCTGGTCGCGCCCGGTTATCGCGGCATCACATTAATCAACATCGGCACCGGTCCGTCCAATGCGCGCAACGTCACCGATCACGTTGCGGTGCTGCGGCCGCATGCCTGGCTGATGCTCGGACACTGCGCCGGCTTGCGCAACACCCAACGGCTCGGCGACTACGTGCTCGCGCATGGCTATGTGCGGGAGGACCATGTGCTCGATCGCGAGCTGCCGCTGTGGGTGCCGATCCCGGCGCTGGCCGAGACGCAGGTCGCGCTGGAGCAGGCGGTTGAGGACGTCACGGGTCTCGAAGGTTTCGAGCTCAAGCGTCTGATGCGTACCGGGACAGTGGCCAGCGTCGACAACCGCAATTGGGAGATCTCGGGGTCCGAGGTCATTCGCCGCCTGTCGCAATCGCGCGCGGTCGCGCTCGATATGGAATCGGCCGCGATCGCTGCCAACGGTTACCGCTTCCGCGTGCCCTATGGCACGCTGCTCTGCGTCTCCGACAAGCCGCTGCACGGCGAGATCAAGCTTGCCGGCATGGCCAGCGAATTTTATCGCCGCCGCGTCGGCCAGCATCTCGAAATCGGTCTCAAGGCACTGGAACGGCTCAAACAGCAGGAATCGGAGCGGCTGCATTCGCGCAAGCTTCGTAGCTTTGCCGAAGTCGCGTTCCAGTAA
- a CDS encoding tetratricopeptide repeat protein yields the protein MVSPIIRLAVRGAYLAALVAAAGSAPVWAAGGGGGGGGGGGGGGGMDPFAHPASSQNTPAPTYPGRSHTKATQKGKKANNQSSIDDPAFAAGYRVAYDTIYDRNDYTAAIAQLKSLGHDDNANVANLIGYSYRKLGDYKQSQIWYEHALTIDPNHVLTWQYYGLWQLEQGNREQAMFHLSRIAAICGTDCEEYKSLAAALNKPTGTALAY from the coding sequence ATGGTCAGTCCGATCATCAGGCTTGCCGTTCGCGGCGCGTATCTCGCGGCGCTCGTTGCCGCAGCCGGATCTGCACCTGTTTGGGCCGCAGGCGGCGGAGGTGGAGGCGGCGGTGGTGGTGGTGGCGGAGGCGGTATGGATCCCTTCGCGCATCCCGCTTCCAGCCAGAACACGCCGGCCCCGACCTATCCTGGGCGCAGCCACACCAAAGCGACCCAGAAGGGCAAGAAGGCCAACAACCAGTCGAGTATCGATGATCCGGCTTTTGCCGCCGGATATCGCGTCGCCTACGACACCATCTACGATCGCAACGACTACACGGCTGCGATCGCCCAGTTGAAGTCGCTCGGCCACGACGACAATGCGAATGTCGCGAACCTGATCGGTTACTCCTACCGCAAGCTCGGTGACTACAAACAATCGCAGATCTGGTACGAGCACGCGCTGACGATCGACCCGAACCACGTGCTGACCTGGCAATATTATGGTCTGTGGCAGCTCGAGCAGGGCAATCGCGAGCAAGCGATGTTTCATCTCAGCCGGATCGCGGCCATCTGCGGGACGGATTGCGAGGAGTACAAGTCCCTGGCAGCCGCGTTGAACAAGCCCACTGGAACTGCTCTCGCGTACTGA
- a CDS encoding DUF1488 family protein, with amino-acid sequence MPLLSDRIIGHDLERLAFRFTMLNDDDVVDCQISDAAMDELAGMQGTESSARQAQFTSLRETIERIASDLYDEAPRFKGYVVRIFVRHLGR; translated from the coding sequence ATGCCGCTTTTGAGCGACAGGATCATCGGCCACGACCTCGAACGTCTGGCCTTCCGTTTCACCATGTTGAATGATGATGACGTCGTGGACTGCCAGATCAGCGACGCTGCAATGGATGAGCTCGCGGGCATGCAGGGCACTGAAAGCAGCGCCCGGCAAGCGCAGTTCACCTCGCTACGCGAAACCATCGAACGGATCGCATCAGACCTCTACGACGAGGCGCCGCGGTTCAAAGGCTATGTGGTGCGGATTTTTGTGCGGCATTTGGGGCGGTAG
- a CDS encoding HlyD family type I secretion periplasmic adaptor subunit, with the protein MSTMTVGGTKPAATKTVRDSIRFHLLLGLGIVAFLAVGLGGWASTVLISGALIAPGQIVVESNVKKVQHPTGGVVGEVRARDGDVVKAGDIVVRLDDTVTRANLAIVTKNLDAAQARAARLQAEQRGLDKIQFPASLLDRADDPDVKALLDSESKLFDVRVNGRAGQKAQLRERIQQLNEEIEGLVAQEKAKDKEIALVQQELTGVRDLYDKHLVQISRLTTLERDSARLNGERAQYIASRAQAKGKITETELQIIQVDKDMVSEVSKDLRETNDKSGELIERKVAAEDQLRRVDIRAPQDGMVLQSTVHTVGGVVTAGDTLMLIVPQTDDLQVEAKVNPVDIDKLQIGQKTLLRLSAFNQRTTPELTGVVSRVSPDVTTDQRTGQSYYTIRVSMSAEEVAKLGDSKLIPGMPVEAFVQTGDRTMLSYLLKPLHDQFMRAFREK; encoded by the coding sequence ATGAGCACGATGACGGTTGGCGGGACAAAGCCCGCCGCGACGAAGACCGTGCGGGACTCGATCCGGTTTCACCTGTTGCTCGGGCTCGGAATCGTGGCGTTTCTCGCCGTCGGCCTCGGCGGCTGGGCCTCGACGGTGCTGATCTCGGGCGCGCTGATCGCGCCCGGTCAGATCGTGGTCGAATCCAACGTCAAGAAGGTGCAGCATCCGACCGGCGGCGTCGTCGGCGAGGTGCGCGCCCGCGACGGTGACGTGGTCAAGGCCGGCGATATCGTGGTGCGGCTCGACGACACCGTCACCAGGGCCAATCTCGCCATCGTGACCAAGAATCTCGATGCCGCGCAGGCGCGTGCGGCACGCCTCCAGGCCGAGCAGCGCGGTCTCGACAAGATCCAATTCCCGGCTTCGCTGCTTGATCGCGCCGACGATCCCGACGTCAAGGCGCTGCTCGACAGCGAAAGCAAGCTTTTCGACGTCCGCGTCAACGGCAGGGCCGGCCAGAAGGCCCAGCTTCGCGAGCGCATCCAGCAGCTCAACGAGGAGATCGAAGGCCTCGTCGCGCAGGAGAAAGCCAAAGACAAGGAGATCGCGCTGGTGCAGCAGGAGCTCACGGGCGTGCGCGATCTCTACGACAAGCACCTGGTGCAGATCTCGCGCCTGACCACGCTGGAGCGCGACTCCGCCCGCCTCAACGGCGAGCGCGCGCAGTACATCGCCTCGCGGGCGCAGGCCAAGGGCAAGATCACCGAGACCGAGCTGCAGATCATCCAGGTCGACAAGGACATGGTGAGCGAGGTCTCCAAGGATCTGCGCGAGACCAACGACAAGAGCGGCGAGCTGATCGAGCGCAAGGTTGCGGCCGAAGACCAGCTCCGGCGCGTCGACATCCGCGCCCCGCAGGACGGCATGGTGCTGCAATCGACGGTGCATACCGTCGGCGGCGTCGTCACCGCCGGCGACACCTTGATGCTGATCGTGCCGCAGACCGACGACCTCCAGGTCGAGGCCAAGGTCAATCCGGTCGATATCGACAAGCTGCAGATCGGCCAGAAGACGCTGCTGCGTCTGTCCGCCTTCAACCAGCGCACCACGCCGGAGCTCACTGGCGTCGTCAGCCGCGTCTCGCCCGACGTCACCACCGACCAGCGCACGGGCCAGAGCTACTACACCATCCGCGTCTCGATGTCGGCGGAAGAGGTCGCCAAGCTCGGTGATTCCAAGCTGATCCCCGGCATGCCGGTGGAGGCCTTCGTGCAGACCGGCGACCGCACCATGCTGTCCTACCTATTGAAGCCGCTGCATGACCAGTTCATGCGGGCCTTCCGCGAGAAGTGA